A genomic region of Exiguobacterium sp. Helios contains the following coding sequences:
- a CDS encoding sugar transferase — protein MNYLKIKRPLGFSIAFVACLVLIPVFIFIMAAIKVESRGPVFFKQKRVGLNKNHFNILKFRTMYIETPNDTPTHLLADPDVYITRVGKILRKTSLDELPQLFNILKGEMAFVGPRPALWNQYDLIDERDKYQANDTLPGLTGWAQINGRDELPIEIKAKLDGEYVKRMGIMMDTRCFVATIFSVLKSDGVVEGGTGKTTVKEVASTKE, from the coding sequence TTGAATTACTTAAAAATCAAACGTCCACTTGGATTTTCGATTGCCTTCGTTGCCTGTTTAGTATTGATTCCTGTTTTTATCTTCATTATGGCTGCCATCAAGGTGGAGTCACGAGGGCCAGTATTCTTTAAGCAAAAACGAGTCGGTCTAAATAAAAATCATTTTAATATTCTAAAATTCCGAACGATGTATATCGAAACACCAAATGATACACCAACCCACTTGTTAGCGGATCCAGATGTGTACATCACGCGTGTCGGTAAAATCCTACGAAAAACAAGCCTCGATGAATTGCCACAACTCTTTAACATTTTGAAAGGTGAGATGGCATTTGTAGGGCCACGTCCGGCGTTGTGGAACCAGTACGATTTGATCGACGAGCGAGATAAATACCAAGCGAATGATACATTACCCGGTTTAACAGGTTGGGCACAAATCAACGGTCGAGATGAACTACCGATTGAAATTAAGGCCAAGCTGGATGGAGAATATGTCAAGCGAATGGGAATCATGATGGATACACGATGTTTCGTAGCAACAATTTTTAGTGTTTTGAAAAGTGACGGGGTAGTTGAAGGCGGCACAGGAAAAACTACTGTAAAAGAAGTTGCAAGTACAAAGGAGTAA
- a CDS encoding NAD-dependent epimerase/dehydratase family protein produces MKKVLVTGENGYIGTAFYNWIKLNSIDIDMDFINVRTNEWKEKSFSNYDVVLHLAGIAHSSRNPKLKEKYYKVNRDLTLELAKKSRRDSVKQFIFMSSIIVYGEGNLNDPKIDESTVPVPSNFYGDSKLQAENLIRSLENDSFKIAIIRPPMIYGRNSKGNYSKLSKLSKLTPVFPDFYNERSMLHIDNLSSFITAIILKDVKGTFFPQNKSYVTTSELVKTIAEVNDKKVILVPGFNYLIKKLIKKQEIFNKLFGNLVYDQKLSEHQILNDYWVNDFYESIVKTERDIP; encoded by the coding sequence ATGAAAAAAGTTCTTGTAACAGGAGAAAATGGCTATATAGGTACTGCATTTTATAATTGGATTAAACTAAATTCTATAGATATTGATATGGATTTTATAAATGTTAGAACAAATGAATGGAAAGAAAAAAGTTTTTCAAATTATGATGTAGTTTTACACTTAGCAGGAATAGCACATTCGTCTCGAAATCCAAAACTTAAAGAGAAATACTACAAAGTGAATCGTGATTTAACTTTGGAATTAGCAAAAAAATCAAGGCGAGATAGTGTGAAACAATTTATTTTTATGAGCAGTATAATTGTATATGGTGAGGGCAATCTTAATGATCCAAAGATTGATGAAAGTACTGTTCCAGTACCATCCAATTTTTATGGGGATAGTAAACTTCAGGCAGAAAATCTAATAAGGTCACTAGAAAATGATAGTTTTAAAATTGCAATTATTAGACCACCAATGATTTATGGAAGAAACTCGAAAGGAAATTATTCGAAACTATCTAAGTTATCGAAACTTACTCCTGTATTCCCAGATTTTTATAACGAAAGAAGTATGCTACATATAGATAATTTATCTTCATTCATTACAGCTATTATTTTAAAAGATGTTAAGGGTACGTTTTTCCCTCAAAATAAATCCTACGTGACTACTTCTGAACTGGTTAAAACAATTGCTGAAGTAAATGACAAAAAAGTAATTCTTGTACCAGGGTTTAATTATTTAATAAAAAAACTAATAAAAAAACAAGAAATTTTTAATAAGCTATTTGGAAATTTAGTCTATGATCAAAAATTGTCAGAGCATCAAATCTTAAATGATTATTGGGTGAATGATTTCTATGAAAGTATAGTAAAAACGGAGAGGGATATACCTTGA
- a CDS encoding glycosyltransferase family 4 protein produces MNKRHILVISQYFFPETFRINDMCKEWIERGYEVTVVTGIPNYPQGKFFEGYGFNKKNRENYEGINIIRLPIVPRGNSAFNLVLNYISFVISGGLWSVFSKLKPTHVFIFEVSPMTQALPGIWFAQKKKIPCFLYVQDLWPENVEIVTGIHNKKILNMIGKMVDYIYKRTTKIFTTSNSFVTAISKRGVPLEKLKFWPQYAEEFYRVIENKEVHEEKDILSFVFTGNIGNAQGLDILPKVAAEVKKLNLKKQIKFTLVGDGRYKSELISLVKMNDVDDMFTFVNKQPAEAIPEILAEHDVAVLTLANSKLFSMTIPAKLQSYMACGMPVLASVEGECDSIIKESLSGLSSSPNDVNSMITNVIQFVNLSSEELNEMSMNSKKYCEEKFNKKNLMNEMDSYFEKN; encoded by the coding sequence TTGAATAAACGACATATACTAGTGATTAGCCAGTATTTTTTTCCGGAAACTTTTCGAATAAATGATATGTGTAAGGAATGGATTGAACGAGGATACGAAGTAACTGTAGTGACAGGGATTCCAAACTATCCTCAAGGGAAATTTTTTGAGGGATACGGATTTAATAAAAAGAATAGAGAAAATTATGAAGGAATAAATATTATTCGCTTACCAATCGTTCCAAGAGGAAATTCAGCTTTTAATTTAGTCTTAAATTATATTTCGTTCGTAATAAGCGGTGGACTATGGTCAGTATTTTCCAAATTAAAACCTACACATGTATTTATATTTGAAGTTTCTCCTATGACTCAAGCGCTTCCGGGAATATGGTTTGCACAAAAAAAGAAAATACCTTGTTTTTTATACGTACAAGATCTATGGCCGGAAAATGTAGAAATTGTAACAGGTATTCATAACAAAAAGATTTTGAATATGATTGGAAAAATGGTTGATTACATTTATAAAAGAACAACAAAAATTTTTACAACTTCCAACAGCTTTGTCACAGCAATTTCTAAAAGAGGTGTTCCATTAGAAAAATTAAAATTTTGGCCTCAATATGCTGAAGAGTTTTATAGAGTAATAGAGAATAAAGAGGTTCATGAAGAAAAAGATATTCTTTCGTTTGTCTTCACAGGTAATATTGGTAATGCACAAGGTTTGGATATTTTGCCGAAAGTAGCTGCTGAAGTGAAAAAACTAAATCTAAAGAAACAAATAAAATTCACTTTAGTTGGTGATGGACGCTATAAATCTGAGCTCATAAGCTTAGTTAAGATGAATGATGTAGACGACATGTTTACTTTCGTAAATAAACAACCTGCAGAGGCAATTCCGGAAATCCTAGCAGAGCATGATGTTGCAGTTCTTACTCTAGCAAATAGTAAATTATTTTCAATGACAATTCCTGCGAAATTACAATCATATATGGCATGTGGTATGCCGGTCTTGGCTTCAGTTGAAGGAGAGTGTGATTCCATTATTAAAGAATCACTATCTGGCTTATCAAGTTCACCAAATGATGTTAATTCAATGATTACTAATGTAATTCAATTTGTTAATTTATCGTCTGAAGAATTAAATGAAATGAGTATGAATTCTAAAAAATATTGTGAGGAAAAATTCAACAAGAAAAACTTGATGAATGAAATGGATAGCTATTTCGAAAAAAATTAA